The following proteins are co-located in the Rippkaea orientalis PCC 8801 genome:
- a CDS encoding YbaB/EbfC family nucleoid-associated protein, translating to MTKGQGFGFGLGKIKELQEAFAKAQQVQAGAQQLQQELEQMEIEGFSEGKLVKVIMSGNQEPRSVTILPEALEKGADELSQLVTDAMKDAYTQSTETMRTKMEELTSGLNLPGL from the coding sequence ATGACAAAAGGACAAGGATTTGGGTTTGGATTAGGTAAAATTAAGGAATTACAAGAAGCTTTTGCCAAAGCACAACAAGTTCAAGCAGGAGCCCAACAACTTCAACAAGAATTGGAGCAGATGGAAATTGAGGGGTTCTCTGAGGGAAAACTGGTTAAAGTGATCATGAGTGGCAACCAAGAACCCCGTAGCGTGACTATTCTCCCAGAAGCGTTGGAAAAGGGAGCTGATGAACTCTCTCAGTTGGTCACTGACGCGATGAAGGATGCCTATACTCAGTCGACGGAAACGATGCGGACTAAGATGGAAGAACTCACCAGTGGCTTGAATCTTCCAGGTCTTTAA
- the pyrH gene encoding UMP kinase — protein MTYQRVLVKLSGEALMGNLGYGIDPKVVADIAQEISDVINHGIQLAIVVGGGNIFRGVKAASAGMDRATADYIGMIATVMNAMTLQDALEQMGIPTRVLTAIAMQEVAEPYIRRRAIRHLEKGRVVIFGAGSGNPFFTTDTTAALRAAEIEAEVVFKATKVDGVYDSDPQVNPNARRYQSLTYGHVLTQDLRVMDGTAIALCKENNIPIVVFDLSVRGNILRAIQGEPVGTLVGGFCDVS, from the coding sequence ATGACTTACCAGCGAGTATTAGTTAAACTGAGCGGTGAAGCCTTGATGGGCAATCTAGGCTATGGCATTGACCCCAAGGTCGTTGCCGACATCGCTCAAGAAATTTCAGATGTCATCAACCATGGTATCCAATTAGCGATCGTTGTCGGAGGAGGGAATATCTTCCGGGGAGTCAAAGCAGCTTCGGCAGGCATGGATCGGGCAACGGCTGATTATATCGGAATGATTGCGACTGTCATGAATGCCATGACATTACAAGATGCCCTCGAACAAATGGGGATTCCTACGCGAGTCCTCACGGCGATCGCCATGCAGGAAGTGGCAGAACCCTATATTCGTCGCCGCGCCATCCGTCACCTGGAAAAGGGACGGGTGGTTATTTTTGGGGCGGGATCGGGGAATCCTTTTTTTACCACCGATACAACCGCCGCCCTCAGGGCAGCCGAAATTGAGGCAGAAGTGGTCTTTAAGGCAACGAAAGTCGATGGAGTTTACGATAGCGACCCCCAGGTTAACCCTAATGCTCGTCGTTATCAAAGTCTCACCTATGGTCACGTTTTAACCCAGGACTTACGGGTAATGGATGGAACGGCGATCGCCCTTTGCAAAGAAAATAATATACCAATTGTTGTCTTTGATCTGTCGGTTCGAGGCAATATTCTTCGGGCTATTCAAGGAGAACCCGTTGGCACACTTGTGGGAGGTTTCTGTGATGTTAGCTGA
- a CDS encoding orange carotenoid protein N-terminal domain-containing protein, with the protein MVYTATTQAITWNPQTVDVPSVTAQFQRLSTDDKLGLLWIIYTEVGRSITPAAPGAARLQFAEGILNQIKQMPQNEQLEVMRDLVKKVSTPITRAYGSLTSNTKLAFWYQLAELMKAGLVIPVPPNYQLSREANTVMAGLQNLSFNQQITVLRNAVADMGVDPLA; encoded by the coding sequence ATGGTTTACACAGCAACCACTCAAGCAATCACTTGGAATCCCCAAACTGTTGACGTTCCCTCTGTCACAGCGCAATTTCAACGCCTCAGTACCGATGACAAGTTAGGCTTACTGTGGATCATCTACACAGAAGTTGGTCGCTCTATTACACCAGCCGCACCTGGCGCAGCACGCTTACAATTCGCAGAAGGCATCCTCAACCAAATCAAGCAGATGCCTCAAAACGAGCAACTAGAAGTCATGCGCGACTTAGTCAAAAAAGTCAGCACTCCCATCACCCGTGCTTACGGAAGCCTCACCAGCAACACGAAATTAGCCTTCTGGTATCAACTCGCAGAATTGATGAAAGCAGGATTGGTGATTCCGGTTCCCCCTAACTACCAATTAAGCCGTGAAGCGAATACTGTCATGGCTGGACTACAAAATCTTAGCTTTAATCAGCAAATTACTGTTTTACGCAATGCCGTTGCTGATATGGGAGTTGATCCCTTAGCATAA
- the murB gene encoding UDP-N-acetylmuramate dehydrogenase — MMTVSSATPCVIQLRGTDCQILPNFSLADQTSYRVGGQAQWYAAPRSWEALQATFEWFQTQDMPLMLLGAGSNLLISDRGIDGLVLSTRFLRHRGFDAETGRITVAAGEPIASIAWQAAKRGWRGLEWAVGIPGTVGGAVVMNAGAHHQCTADCLISAVVLSPDGTKETLTPKDLNYSYRKSSLQGQSKLVLEATFQLEMGFSRQEIMQITQQNLQQRKSSQPYDKPSCGSVFRNPTPHAAGWLIEQLGLKGYRIGDAEISQRHANFILNCGQAKAQDIFRLIRHVQEQVESHWSLLLEPEVKILGEFSPLEV, encoded by the coding sequence ATGATGACAGTTTCTTCTGCTACTCCTTGTGTAATCCAACTTCGAGGAACCGATTGTCAGATTTTGCCCAATTTTTCCCTAGCGGATCAAACCTCCTATCGGGTGGGGGGTCAAGCCCAATGGTATGCAGCCCCTCGCAGTTGGGAAGCCCTCCAAGCTACCTTTGAATGGTTTCAAACCCAAGATATGCCACTGATGCTCTTGGGCGCAGGCTCTAACCTGTTGATTAGCGATCGCGGTATTGATGGGTTAGTCCTGAGTACTCGTTTTTTGCGTCACCGTGGCTTTGATGCCGAAACGGGTCGCATTACAGTGGCCGCGGGGGAACCCATTGCCAGTATTGCTTGGCAAGCTGCTAAACGAGGTTGGCGAGGCTTAGAATGGGCTGTGGGTATCCCCGGAACCGTTGGTGGTGCAGTGGTCATGAATGCGGGAGCTCATCATCAATGTACGGCAGACTGTTTAATTAGTGCGGTGGTATTATCTCCAGATGGGACAAAGGAAACGTTAACGCCCAAGGATCTTAATTACAGTTATCGCAAGTCTTCTTTACAAGGACAGTCAAAACTGGTGTTAGAGGCAACTTTTCAGTTAGAAATGGGCTTTAGTCGTCAAGAAATCATGCAGATAACTCAGCAAAATCTGCAACAGCGTAAAAGTTCTCAACCCTACGATAAACCAAGTTGTGGCAGTGTTTTTCGTAATCCGACTCCCCACGCGGCGGGTTGGTTAATTGAACAATTAGGATTGAAAGGCTATCGCATTGGCGATGCCGAAATTTCTCAACGTCATGCCAATTTTATTCTCAATTGTGGACAGGCTAAGGCTCAAGATATTTTTAGGCTCATTCGTCATGTTCAAGAACAAGTAGAGTCTCACTGGTCTTTGTTATTAGAACCAGAGGTCAAAATCTTGGGTGAGTTTTCTCCTCTTGAAGTCTGA
- a CDS encoding GUN4 domain-containing protein, whose amino-acid sequence MTEQQTATVHNTHNNLSPEVSQFLAESPKTQLELIPQLVSSGDSGWEVLMTFLQLSQTKTPNIVIGKAYQALYQVNVPKTLDFLTHHFPNGVIPLKSERNIDYQGLNELLLKQEFQAADTLTRQKLCELAGEAAVQRKWAYFTEVEQFPSTDLHTINSLWWVYSEGKFGFSVQRKIWLSVGQDYNKLWPKIGWKQDNNWTQYPNQFTWDLSAPVGHLPLLNQLRGVRVAASLFSHPVWSEHNW is encoded by the coding sequence ATGACTGAGCAGCAGACCGCTACAGTTCACAATACACATAATAATCTCTCCCCAGAGGTGAGTCAGTTTTTAGCAGAGTCTCCTAAAACCCAATTAGAACTCATTCCTCAATTGGTAAGCAGTGGAGACAGTGGATGGGAAGTTTTGATGACCTTTTTACAATTATCACAGACAAAAACCCCTAATATCGTCATAGGTAAAGCTTATCAGGCTCTTTATCAGGTTAACGTCCCAAAAACCCTGGACTTTTTAACCCATCATTTTCCCAATGGAGTCATCCCCCTCAAGTCAGAACGCAACATTGACTATCAAGGACTGAATGAATTACTCCTTAAACAAGAGTTTCAAGCAGCAGATACCCTCACTCGACAAAAACTCTGTGAATTAGCCGGAGAAGCTGCTGTCCAGCGTAAATGGGCGTATTTTACGGAAGTTGAACAATTTCCAAGTACAGACTTACACACTATTAATTCCTTGTGGTGGGTTTATTCAGAAGGAAAATTTGGCTTTTCAGTCCAACGCAAAATCTGGCTCTCGGTAGGTCAAGACTATAATAAATTGTGGCCAAAAATTGGCTGGAAACAGGATAATAATTGGACTCAATATCCTAATCAGTTTACTTGGGATTTAAGTGCTCCTGTCGGACATCTTCCTCTCTTAAATCAACTGCGAGGAGTTAGGGTTGCTGCTTCCCTATTTTCCCATCCTGTTTGGTCTGAACATAATTGGTAA
- the murC gene encoding UDP-N-acetylmuramate--L-alanine ligase, which yields MVDFSGRPFHFIGIGGIGMSALAYVLAKRQLPVSGSDVRSSHITERLQGVGAHIFSRQEATNLELFQTGRSRAAEPVSVLANQTIHSSSRTVATLTLPEDNLPQVICSTAIAKNNSEYQAAQEKGCPIFHRSDVLAALISDYQSIAVAGTHGKTTTSSLVGYVLLKAGLDPTIIVGGEVDAWEGNAHLGSSKYLVAEADESDGSLVKHSPTIGVVTNIELDHPDHYESLEQVVRTFQIFETQCEILVGCIDCETVRSQLNPTITYSLDPTKNADYTVKNLTYDAQGTIAEVWERGRFLGQMRLTIPGEHNVSNALAAVAVGRKLGLDFQVIADALATFGGAKRRFEHRGYSNGITFIDDYAHHPSEIQATLSAARSKVDQNGSSRVVAIFQPHRYSRTATFLADFAQAFQAADLVILSDIYSAGEVNIHNITGQDLANAVKVHHSQVIYEPCLKALTESLPQLLQPGDLALFLGAGNLNQIIPQVIARYDVVSI from the coding sequence ATGGTTGATTTTAGCGGACGGCCTTTCCATTTTATCGGTATTGGTGGCATTGGGATGTCAGCCTTGGCCTATGTACTCGCCAAGCGACAACTGCCCGTATCTGGTTCCGATGTACGGTCAAGTCATATTACAGAAAGATTGCAAGGGGTAGGAGCCCATATTTTTAGTCGTCAAGAAGCCACTAACCTAGAACTTTTCCAAACTGGTCGAAGTCGCGCTGCTGAGCCTGTGTCGGTTCTCGCTAATCAGACAATCCATTCGTCTTCGAGAACAGTCGCTACTTTAACTTTACCTGAAGATAATTTGCCCCAAGTTATCTGTTCAACGGCGATCGCTAAAAATAATTCTGAATATCAAGCTGCCCAAGAAAAGGGATGTCCCATTTTTCACCGTTCTGATGTCTTAGCTGCCTTAATTAGCGATTATCAAAGTATTGCAGTAGCCGGAACCCACGGCAAAACCACCACCAGCAGTCTGGTGGGTTATGTCCTCCTCAAAGCAGGACTAGATCCAACGATTATTGTCGGGGGAGAGGTGGACGCATGGGAAGGCAATGCTCATTTAGGGTCAAGTAAATACCTCGTAGCCGAAGCCGATGAGTCCGATGGATCACTGGTCAAGCACTCCCCGACTATTGGTGTGGTGACGAATATTGAATTAGATCACCCCGATCACTACGAAAGTCTCGAACAAGTGGTCAGAACCTTCCAGATTTTTGAAACCCAATGCGAGATTTTGGTCGGTTGTATCGATTGTGAGACGGTTAGAAGCCAACTCAACCCTACCATTACCTATAGCCTCGATCCCACGAAAAACGCTGATTACACCGTTAAAAACCTGACCTATGATGCCCAAGGCACAATAGCTGAGGTCTGGGAACGGGGTCGATTTTTAGGGCAGATGCGTCTAACCATTCCAGGCGAACATAACGTCAGTAATGCCCTCGCAGCAGTGGCAGTGGGACGAAAACTCGGCCTAGATTTTCAGGTTATTGCCGATGCCCTAGCTACCTTTGGCGGGGCTAAGCGACGCTTTGAACATCGGGGCTACTCTAACGGCATTACGTTTATTGATGACTATGCCCACCATCCCAGCGAAATTCAAGCCACTCTCTCGGCTGCTCGTTCTAAAGTCGATCAAAATGGCTCATCTCGTGTGGTAGCGATTTTTCAACCCCATCGCTATAGTCGAACAGCAACCTTTTTAGCGGACTTTGCTCAGGCTTTTCAGGCAGCCGATTTAGTCATTTTGAGCGATATTTACAGTGCAGGGGAAGTCAATATCCATAACATTACCGGACAAGACTTAGCTAATGCGGTTAAAGTTCACCATTCTCAGGTCATCTATGAACCTTGCTTAAAGGCGTTAACGGAATCTTTACCGCAATTGTTGCAACCTGGAGATCTTGCTCTGTTTTTGGGGGCAGGAAACCTTAACCAAATTATTCCTCAGGTGATTGCCCGTTATGATGTCGTCTCAATCTAA
- a CDS encoding type I glyceraldehyde-3-phosphate dehydrogenase → MIRVAINGFGRIGRNFLRCWLGRENTQLELVGINDTSDPRTNAHLLRYDSMLGKLNADISADENSITVNGKTIKCVSDRNPLNLPWQEWGVDLIIESTGVFVDDEGASKHIVAGAKKVLITAPGKGGNIGTYVVGVNDHEYDHDKYNIISNASCTTNCLAPVVKVIHENFGIIKGTMTTTHSYTGDQRILDASHRDLRRARAAAVNIVPTSTGAAKAVALVIPEMKGKLNGIALRVPTPNVSVVDLVAQVEKSTIAEQVNEVLKAAAEGPMKGIIEYNDLPLVSCDYRGTDSSSIVDASLTMVMGGDMIKVIAWYDNEWGYSQRVVDLAEVVAKNWK, encoded by the coding sequence GTGATTAGAGTAGCGATCAACGGATTCGGACGCATTGGACGGAACTTTTTACGGTGCTGGTTAGGACGCGAAAACACCCAGTTAGAGTTGGTGGGGATTAATGATACTTCCGATCCGAGGACTAACGCCCACCTATTGAGATACGATTCGATGTTGGGCAAACTCAATGCGGACATCAGTGCTGATGAAAATTCCATTACTGTTAATGGAAAAACCATCAAATGTGTGTCCGATCGCAACCCCTTAAATTTACCTTGGCAAGAATGGGGAGTAGACCTGATTATCGAATCTACTGGGGTCTTTGTTGACGACGAGGGAGCTTCTAAGCATATCGTCGCTGGAGCGAAAAAAGTGCTGATTACGGCTCCTGGTAAGGGAGGTAACATTGGAACTTATGTGGTTGGGGTCAACGATCACGAATACGACCACGACAAATACAATATTATTAGTAATGCTAGTTGTACCACTAACTGTCTAGCTCCAGTGGTTAAGGTGATTCATGAAAACTTTGGCATCATCAAAGGAACCATGACCACTACCCACAGTTATACAGGGGATCAGCGCATTCTTGATGCGAGTCACCGGGATTTACGTCGGGCTCGTGCGGCTGCGGTTAATATTGTACCTACTTCTACGGGTGCTGCTAAGGCGGTTGCTTTAGTTATCCCTGAAATGAAGGGTAAACTCAATGGTATTGCTCTGCGGGTTCCCACTCCTAACGTTTCTGTGGTGGATTTAGTCGCTCAAGTTGAAAAGAGTACCATTGCTGAACAAGTTAATGAAGTGCTTAAAGCTGCCGCAGAAGGGCCGATGAAAGGAATTATTGAATACAATGATTTACCTTTAGTTTCCTGTGACTACCGTGGAACAGATTCTTCTTCTATCGTTGATGCTAGTCTGACGATGGTTATGGGTGGCGACATGATTAAGGTAATTGCTTGGTACGACAACGAGTGGGGTTATTCTCAACGGGTTGTGGACTTAGCTGAAGTGGTTGCTAAAAACTGGAAATAA
- a CDS encoding ketosteroid isomerase family protein — translation MTVIETTAIAGIVEPVIEAYFATLNAGQFEATADLFAVNGALHPPFESPVVGTEAIAAYLKAEAQGMTLYPRQGTKEPLENNRTQVNVTGKVQTPLFGVRVAWTFILQENHQIESVEVNLLASLAELANFQR, via the coding sequence ATGACCGTTATTGAAACTACCGCGATCGCAGGAATTGTAGAACCAGTCATCGAAGCTTATTTTGCTACGTTAAATGCGGGTCAATTTGAGGCAACTGCCGACTTATTTGCCGTTAACGGGGCATTACACCCTCCCTTTGAATCTCCTGTGGTTGGAACTGAGGCGATCGCTGCCTATCTCAAAGCAGAGGCTCAAGGAATGACCCTTTATCCCCGCCAAGGGACTAAAGAACCGCTAGAGAACAACCGCACTCAAGTTAACGTCACAGGGAAGGTTCAAACCCCCCTATTTGGGGTCAGGGTTGCTTGGACGTTCATTCTCCAAGAGAACCATCAAATTGAGTCAGTTGAGGTTAACTTATTAGCTTCTTTGGCAGAATTAGCTAATTTTCAGCGTTAA